In Kordiimonas sp. SCSIO 12610, the sequence TTTTCACTCACGACAGCTTCAATGCCCGCTTTTACCGTTGTAAAGCCCCTGTAATATTCTTTTGGATTACCGCGTCCCTGCCAGCTAATTGTCCAGCCACCAGCCTGCATAGCAGGATTATTTGCACCAGTTCCTGCAACTAATATTGTATTCGACGATGCAATTGGCAGTATCTTTTCGTTTTTCAATAAAACGAGCGATTCCCTAACCGCTTGGCGCGCTATAGAACGGTGCTCATCACTGCCAAGCAATGTCGCGCGACCCGCAAGCGTATGATCACTGGGACGACCACTCTCGAACATGCCTGCACGCATTTTCACGCGCAAAATTCTTCGAACGGCATCATCAATTCGAGCTTCTGATATCTCTCCGTTCTCAACTTGTTTGATGGTGTTTCTTAGAAACGCCAACCAATCAACCGGCACCATTATAAGGTCAACACCAGCATTGATGATTGCCGCACACGATTGGACAGTACATCCCGGTAATTGCTCATGTGCATTCCAGTCAGAGACCACCAGACCATCAAACCCCATTCGACCTTTTAGAACATCTGTAATCAGATATCCGTTCCCATGCATTTTCTGACCGTTCCAGCTACTGAAACTGGCCATAACGGTCTGAACCCCGACACCAATTGCCTGCACATAGGGCTTGCCGTGAATTTTGTATAAATCCTCTTCGGATAAGACTGTATTACCTTGATCATCGCCGCTTTGTGTTCCCCCGTCACCAACAAAATGTTTCGCTGTCGCAATGATTTTCTCTTCATTTAGGAAATCGCCCAAGGCAGGATGGCCTTGAAGACCAAGAATGTACTCTCGAGATAGGGTTGACACTATCTTAGGGTCAGATGAAAAGCTTTCGTACGAGCGCCCCCATCTTAAATCCTGTGTCACAGCAATCGTTGGCGAAAACGCCCAGTCTATACCCGTAATCGCGACTTCCCGAGCCGTGATCGTACCAATATCACGCATAAGATCAGGATTGTTAGCTGCACCCAAGCCTATATTGTGAGGAAAAATGGTTGCACCAACCACATTATTATGGCCATGAACCGCATCAGTTCCCCACATAACAGGGATAGCAAGACGACCATCATTGGTATCCATAGAAGCGCCGTAGAACAAATTCCCTAATGATAGCCACGCCCCAAGCGGGCCATCAGCGCGGTCAGTTGGCCAGCCGCCACCCCCGTTCAATACTGAACCAATATGATATTTCGCAACATCATCAGGAGAAATTGATTTAATTTCCGCCTGAATCATTTGCCCAACCTTTTGTTCAAGGCTCATTTGAGATAGCAAGCTGTCTATTTTTTGTTCAATAGCAGGCTCTTGAAGAATAGTTTTCTTTATCTTTGGCCAAGGTGATTTCTGATTGCTTTCATCTTGACCGTAAGTGGCAGTATTGAAAACTGCCACCGTAATAAAGGTACTGACAAGTAACTTGGATACCGATTTAATCATTGCACCAATCCCGTAACTTAATTTTCAACTTAGAAACGTGCACGCGCTCTTAGACCATAGAGGCGCGGCGTGTTGAAAAATCGGGTATTATCAAACTGTGTAATGATAATTGCCTGCGGGCGCTGGATATTGGTTAGGTTTTGAACATAAGCTTCAATACGGTATTTATTATCTTTACCGAAGGAAAGACCAAAGCCTGCATCAATGGTTACATACCCACCAACACGGTCATCCAAGCGCAGTGCTTCATCTGTATTTCCAAAATCATCACTATTGAAGATTGTCATAAATTGCGATGAGCGATACCCAAAGGAAACAACACCATCATATTGACCGTAGCTCGTATCAACAACCTTGCCGATAGACGCATTCAATTGCACTTCTGGTGTTCTAATCAGGCGATTTCCTTCAATTGACCGGTTAACTGAGTTCTCTGGGTCAACATCAGCCTGAAAACGCGAGTCCTGAATTTCTTGAGAGTTAACAACACGTGCTTCAGGTAGCCATAGGAGGGTTGCATCAATATTCCAGTTGCCCGGTAGTTTTAGACCCCCTTCAAACTGTGCACCATAAATTTCCGCATCAGAAGCATTGAAGGTAAAGGCAACAATTTGTCCTGCCAACGCGTCCAGATCAGGGAGGTTTGACGTATCCACGCCTTCAAAATCAAGAATTTGAGCCGTTGAAGTAAGCGTCGTTAACTGTAGGTCATCATAATCATAATAGAATGCAGAGACGTTAAACTTGATCGTTGTATCCCCTGATTGCCATTCATTTTTTGATCCCACTTCAAATAGTGTAAGTGTTTCAGGTCCAAACTGCGGTGCCAGCGTATCCACATCAAAATCCACTGGTGCATTCTGTGCCGGACTCGCGACACCAAGACCATTAGTATTTGGGATATTATCATTAAATCCGCCAGATTTATTCCCTGTTGAAACAAGGGCATAGAGAAGATGATCATCCGCGAGATCATATTCTGCCCTGATCCGCCAATCTACAAAGTCGTTATCGAGGCGGCCATTTTGAAGCGCAAATGTTGAATTAAACGGCGCGAGTGAGAAGTCAACAACGCCGTCGAATACTGGAACAAAGTTTCCACAACTACCAACAAATGCAAACGCATCACAGGATGGACGCTGAGCAGGGTCAGGAATAGCATCTTGAATCTGCTGCCCACCTGGGAAAACATCATCAAAACCATCGCGGACACCGAACTGCGCAATACCATCAAAGAAGAAAGCTATCGACTCTGGTGCATCTACCTGACCATCGCCGTTCTGATCTGGATTGAATAGCGTACGATCCAAGCCAGCAAATTCGAACCCTTCCGTACCGCTTGCAATACCATTCACGAAACAACAACTAAAGTCAGGTCCGCCAACACCAAAGGCATATCGGGCGTTAATGCCAAAACGCTCTTTGGTATCATTGGTATACCGAATACCACCTGTAACCCGGAAACGGTCATTAACGGCATAGGTTGCATCACCGTAGAAAGAGTAACTTTCTGTATCCGTAGTTTGGTTAAATTCAACGCCCTGGAAAAATGGATTTCTATCACCCGTTGTACCAAGGAAGGTCCGCTGATCTTCTTTGAAATAGAAGGCGCCAGCCGTCCAGTTAAGGCGTGCCCCCTCATCTGCAAAAAAGCGGAGTTCATGGACCTGAGATTCAGAGTCTGTTGTGAAACGAACACGTGAGAAATTATCAAATGTCGGACCGAACGGCTGCAACAATTCAAGCGCACCATCAAAGTTAGGTCCAGCAGGCGTTACAAATTCATAATCATAGACCAAATCACGGTATGAACCGATATATTCTACATTGAAACCATCGCCGTCATAATCGAGCTGACCTTTAATCCCCCAATGCTCAGTATCTTCCTCAGGTGTAAAGGCACGACCAAAAACCTGCCGTGGATTATCAATTGTATCCGGGTCAATACCGTTACCTAACGGGTTGGCGAAATTGACACCCGTGAAGCCTGTACCCTTTTGTTCAATATAATCCCCCGTAATCGTGAAGGTTAAGCGATCGGTTGGTTTAATCAGATAAGCGCCGCGGATACCAAAATCATCAGCGGCCTCGGCAACGCCAACACCTTCTTCTTCAGATGTTGGTATAGAAAGCCCCAAATCAGCACTATTTGGTGTCACACTTTCAAGGCGGCTATCATGCTCCAGCGTAAAAGCAGCAATTCTTAAAGCAGAATTATCTGTTATGGGGGCATTAATTACACCCTCAATCCGGTATTCATTAAAATTACCATAAGAAGCTTCTACTGCGGCGTCCCAAACACCGAGACCAGGCCCCCAAGGAATAATGTTAACAGAACCAGCCGTTGCATTACGTCCACGAAGCGTACCTTGCGGGCCTACATTCACCTCTACTCTTTGAATATCGAAGAATGCAGCGCCAAAGCCTGAAGGCCGCGGCACGTAAACACCGTTCAAATGCGTAGCTGCCGCCGGGTCACCAAGTTCGGTATTATTTGAAGATCCAACACCGCGGATAAAGATTTCGATGTTCCCTTGATTGTTTGCAATCGAAACACCAGGAATTTTACCATCAAGATCGTTAATATTCTGGAGGCCGAGTAACTTGATATCTTCACCACTAATAGCTGTTGCAGTACCAGCATAGCTTTGAAGTGTTTGTGAACGACGTTCTACCGTTACAATAATTTCTTCTACATCGTCTTCAGTGTCATTATTGGCAGCATCTTGGGCATAAATTGCCTGAGAGGCCAAAACCGCTGACATAGCTGTTCCGAACAATTTTCTTTTTGCGATACGCTTTGTATATAGATTTTTCATGCTTCCCCTTCCCTGAACATTTCTAGTTAAGCCC encodes:
- a CDS encoding TonB-dependent receptor translates to MKNLYTKRIAKRKLFGTAMSAVLASQAIYAQDAANNDTEDDVEEIIVTVERRSQTLQSYAGTATAISGEDIKLLGLQNINDLDGKIPGVSIANNQGNIEIFIRGVGSSNNTELGDPAAATHLNGVYVPRPSGFGAAFFDIQRVEVNVGPQGTLRGRNATAGSVNIIPWGPGLGVWDAAVEASYGNFNEYRIEGVINAPITDNSALRIAAFTLEHDSRLESVTPNSADLGLSIPTSEEEGVGVAEAADDFGIRGAYLIKPTDRLTFTITGDYIEQKGTGFTGVNFANPLGNGIDPDTIDNPRQVFGRAFTPEEDTEHWGIKGQLDYDGDGFNVEYIGSYRDLVYDYEFVTPAGPNFDGALELLQPFGPTFDNFSRVRFTTDSESQVHELRFFADEGARLNWTAGAFYFKEDQRTFLGTTGDRNPFFQGVEFNQTTDTESYSFYGDATYAVNDRFRVTGGIRYTNDTKERFGINARYAFGVGGPDFSCCFVNGIASGTEGFEFAGLDRTLFNPDQNGDGQVDAPESIAFFFDGIAQFGVRDGFDDVFPGGQQIQDAIPDPAQRPSCDAFAFVGSCGNFVPVFDGVVDFSLAPFNSTFALQNGRLDNDFVDWRIRAEYDLADDHLLYALVSTGNKSGGFNDNIPNTNGLGVASPAQNAPVDFDVDTLAPQFGPETLTLFEVGSKNEWQSGDTTIKFNVSAFYYDYDDLQLTTLTSTAQILDFEGVDTSNLPDLDALAGQIVAFTFNASDAEIYGAQFEGGLKLPGNWNIDATLLWLPEARVVNSQEIQDSRFQADVDPENSVNRSIEGNRLIRTPEVQLNASIGKVVDTSYGQYDGVVSFGYRSSQFMTIFNSDDFGNTDEALRLDDRVGGYVTIDAGFGLSFGKDNKYRIEAYVQNLTNIQRPQAIIITQFDNTRFFNTPRLYGLRARARF
- a CDS encoding glycoside hydrolase family 3 protein; translated protein: MIKSVSKLLVSTFITVAVFNTATYGQDESNQKSPWPKIKKTILQEPAIEQKIDSLLSQMSLEQKVGQMIQAEIKSISPDDVAKYHIGSVLNGGGGWPTDRADGPLGAWLSLGNLFYGASMDTNDGRLAIPVMWGTDAVHGHNNVVGATIFPHNIGLGAANNPDLMRDIGTITAREVAITGIDWAFSPTIAVTQDLRWGRSYESFSSDPKIVSTLSREYILGLQGHPALGDFLNEEKIIATAKHFVGDGGTQSGDDQGNTVLSEEDLYKIHGKPYVQAIGVGVQTVMASFSSWNGQKMHGNGYLITDVLKGRMGFDGLVVSDWNAHEQLPGCTVQSCAAIINAGVDLIMVPVDWLAFLRNTIKQVENGEISEARIDDAVRRILRVKMRAGMFESGRPSDHTLAGRATLLGSDEHRSIARQAVRESLVLLKNEKILPIASSNTILVAGTGANNPAMQAGGWTISWQGRGNPKEYYRGFTTVKAGIEAVVSENGGKVVSEFGKGQSLPNAAIVVFGETPYAEFEGDLANLNYTLEGNADYELVKSLKEKGIPVVSVFLTGRPRGVDAVIAESDAFVTAWLPGSEGAGIADVIIGDADGNSRYDFRGKLSFNWPASTAGSEQNDIISVRFPMGYGLNYQATE